The following proteins are co-located in the Myroides profundi genome:
- a CDS encoding metallophosphoesterase family protein, whose protein sequence is MSRTLVIGDIHGGYKALLQVMERAKVTPSDKLIFLGDYVDGWSESEKVVEYLLALKETHNCTFLRGNHETLLVNWLETGKENKLWEGNGGDASVKSYSLDNITKEMREKHLHFFRNLQNYYIDESNRLFVHAGFTNLRGVKDEYIEEGFYWDRTLWEMVLSMDTTISKEDIRYPKRLLHYHEIFIGHTPVTNYGFKYPMNFANVWNIDTGAAFLGRISILDIETKEYWQSDVVAELYPDEEGRNHK, encoded by the coding sequence ATGAGTAGAACACTAGTTATAGGAGATATACACGGTGGTTATAAGGCGCTATTACAAGTAATGGAACGCGCAAAAGTAACCCCTTCAGATAAATTAATTTTTTTAGGAGATTATGTAGATGGGTGGAGTGAATCTGAGAAGGTAGTAGAGTATTTATTAGCTTTGAAGGAGACACATAATTGTACTTTCTTAAGAGGTAACCATGAGACGCTTTTAGTGAATTGGTTAGAAACAGGTAAGGAGAATAAACTATGGGAAGGCAATGGAGGAGACGCCTCTGTTAAGTCTTATTCTTTAGACAATATCACAAAAGAAATGAGAGAGAAACATCTCCATTTCTTTAGAAACTTACAGAACTATTATATCGATGAGAGCAATAGACTTTTCGTTCATGCAGGCTTTACCAATTTAAGAGGAGTGAAGGACGAGTATATTGAAGAAGGCTTTTATTGGGATAGAACGTTATGGGAGATGGTATTATCTATGGATACAACGATTAGTAAGGAAGACATTAGATATCCGAAGAGATTATTACATTATCATGAAATCTTTATAGGACATACACCTGTTACTAATTATGGTTTTAAGTATCCTATGAACTTTGCTAATGTCTGGAACATAGATACAGGAGCAGCATTTTTAGGGCGTATTTCTATTCTAGATATAGAGACGAAGGAGTATTGGCAGAGTGATGTAGTCG